One Nostoc punctiforme PCC 73102 DNA window includes the following coding sequences:
- a CDS encoding peptidoglycan-binding domain-containing protein, whose product MKLQDFLGKDEKWSFDAIAEDADLARQIQIVLIGLVLLEPPADGKFGPVSVIALKKFQELTKTEESGFLGAVTAKKLIETKIDDLPKPPLKLGNDIASKIVKYMIAKGYQVFTNPKEYNIVYIEGMNGDWTLNSDTPNQFNDRRIVIEVVNGIPKIVDHWEATTEPGKYYTYNPMNPKGAARIQFGQYKAWAVGTHGTAEPHEALVQVGDITVCRDFNQDFKRTGDKLDTGDNFYVNQHYGFDFPQNDIRLASAGCLVGRTREGHREFMAIVKQDRRYVANRKYTFYTTVIPGDDLLKTFPG is encoded by the coding sequence ATGAAACTACAAGATTTCTTGGGAAAAGATGAGAAATGGTCATTTGATGCGATCGCTGAGGATGCAGACTTGGCTCGTCAGATTCAGATAGTATTAATCGGCTTAGTTTTGCTGGAACCTCCAGCCGATGGCAAATTTGGCCCTGTTTCTGTGATAGCTCTCAAAAAATTTCAAGAATTAACAAAGACTGAAGAGAGTGGCTTTTTAGGAGCAGTCACAGCCAAGAAACTAATTGAAACAAAAATAGACGATCTTCCTAAACCCCCCTTAAAACTAGGCAATGACATCGCTAGTAAGATTGTGAAATATATGATAGCCAAAGGTTATCAGGTATTTACTAATCCCAAAGAATACAACATTGTTTATATCGAGGGTATGAATGGAGACTGGACTCTCAACAGTGATACACCCAATCAATTTAACGATCGCCGGATTGTGATTGAAGTAGTAAATGGTATTCCCAAAATCGTAGATCACTGGGAGGCAACTACAGAACCAGGAAAGTATTACACTTATAACCCGATGAATCCCAAAGGAGCCGCTAGGATTCAATTTGGACAATACAAAGCTTGGGCTGTTGGCACTCACGGCACAGCAGAACCTCACGAAGCATTAGTGCAAGTTGGAGATATCACTGTTTGTAGAGATTTTAACCAAGATTTTAAACGGACTGGCGATAAACTTGATACAGGTGATAATTTTTATGTGAATCAACACTACGGCTTTGATTTTCCCCAGAATGATATTCGCCTTGCGAGCGCGGGTTGTTTAGTGGGACGGACTCGTGAGGGACATAGAGAGTTTATGGCGATTGTTAAACAAGACCGCCGTTATGTCGCTAATCGCAAATATACTTTTTACACTACTGTGATTCCTGGCGATGATTTACTAAAAACGTTTCCAGGATAA
- a CDS encoding SpoIID/LytB domain-containing protein, whose amino-acid sequence MKFQLYLGFLFSQIKVRHWWVSVLLWIALVAPAQASVILRVAIERGVNQVKVGSSTTGIVKDSTGRTLGQLPAMSAYYAQAIPGGVALDKWQSGLFWIEPTGKGFVYIGDRWYRGRTLVVPTEKGLTAVNWVDDQEYLYSVLGGEMDASWPQEALKAQAIAARTYALYEREKQRNNPVYDLGNTPDRWQIYKGVISEAPATYAAVDSTLGQVLTYKNRIILSVFHACSGGHTENVEDVWGSSEPYLRAVQDYDQNIRECNWVKTFSPTEISAKFPEMGSVTAMIPETYSPFRSVKVLKIVGNRGTKVLQGEQVRTALKLKSTRFTVTKGADGSFVLQGLGYGHALGMSQWGAYNLARQGVNHLQILGHYYQGVALTPIQAK is encoded by the coding sequence ATGAAATTCCAACTTTACTTAGGCTTTTTATTTTCCCAGATTAAAGTACGTCATTGGTGGGTGAGTGTCCTCTTATGGATTGCTTTGGTTGCCCCAGCCCAAGCGTCTGTAATTCTGCGCGTGGCAATTGAGAGGGGTGTTAATCAGGTAAAAGTGGGCAGTTCTACCACTGGGATCGTCAAGGATAGTACCGGACGGACTCTCGGACAGTTACCAGCGATGAGTGCATATTATGCCCAAGCCATTCCTGGCGGAGTTGCTTTAGATAAGTGGCAGTCTGGTTTATTTTGGATTGAGCCAACAGGTAAAGGATTTGTTTATATTGGCGATCGCTGGTATCGGGGTAGAACTCTGGTTGTCCCCACAGAAAAAGGCTTAACGGCTGTTAATTGGGTTGATGACCAAGAATATCTCTACAGCGTTCTTGGTGGCGAAATGGATGCTAGCTGGCCCCAAGAAGCTTTAAAAGCCCAAGCGATCGCAGCTCGCACCTACGCTCTCTACGAACGTGAAAAACAACGGAATAATCCCGTTTACGATTTAGGAAATACTCCAGATCGCTGGCAAATTTACAAAGGTGTCATCAGTGAAGCTCCCGCTACTTACGCCGCAGTGGATTCCACACTAGGGCAGGTATTAACTTACAAAAACCGGATTATTCTCTCAGTCTTCCATGCTTGTTCTGGGGGACACACTGAAAACGTAGAAGATGTTTGGGGAAGCAGTGAGCCTTACCTGCGTGCTGTTCAAGACTACGATCAAAATATCCGCGAGTGTAATTGGGTGAAAACCTTCTCACCCACTGAAATTAGCGCTAAATTTCCTGAGATGGGCAGTGTGACGGCCATGATTCCAGAGACATACTCGCCTTTTCGCAGTGTTAAAGTCTTGAAAATTGTTGGGAATAGGGGTACGAAGGTGCTACAGGGCGAGCAAGTGCGAACAGCCCTCAAGCTAAAAAGTACCCGCTTTACCGTTACTAAGGGAGCCGATGGTAGTTTTGTACTCCAAGGGCTTGGCTACGGTCATGCTTTAGGTATGAGTCAGTGGGGGGCGTACAATCTGGCTCGGCAAGGAGTAAACCACCTGCAAATTTTGGGACATTATTATCAAGGTGTAGCCCTAACACCAATTCAGGCGAAGTAA
- a CDS encoding GumC family protein: MAKISLNQEQQVTTTSAQGAVDIRQLSTILLRRRFLILGVSCVVMSSASLLAVLAKPTYQSSMQILVNSNLSQGTQSNNIPVEADTQVTNSNYQVVDSTTQMKLMLSSKLLQKAVDLVHSDYPDITLADINGQTKQNKKAPLEVTPEEGGIGANKVFSQVFKVSFNDEDPVKAQKLLQALQKVYQNYNKEQQKERLNHGLAFVNARLPEIKKEVSKADKNLEQFRKKHKLLNPEVQSKILLESLADIQNQLQTTRANLQDANARYDNLEQQIASSSQQTELISSRLNQSSRYQTLLSEIQNTELALAKERLRYTDDYPSVQKLKQQRQSQLSLLRQEVKSITNSSKGEPLSKGQIIGVDPTLIDEFILVQTTVLGLTANEKNLAESEQRLRSELNKYPSLIAEYNRLLPKVETSHKTLEQLLQVQQSLGLKIAQEGYTWQVLTEPALGTYIENNRLFLLVGGTLIGPILGILAALILEKFNDAIYCAGDLKKLTNLRILGSVPKLPSHSAKKRWLGLSWKGRRRSNDSVIEATTRLPVHENLDMIYQNIQILKYPLPFKSLMFTSALPGEGKTTLVLGLVASATRMHRRVLVIDANLHNPSLHKILGLSNDWGLSLLLVDETTTHFQDYIQPIHPSIDILTAGPEPEDTVKLLSSQRMKELIELFEQSYDLVLIDAPPILGMVDARIVASFCNAIVMVERMGKVTRTELTQATEILSQLNLIGIIANEVSNSQKVLAS; the protein is encoded by the coding sequence GTGGCTAAGATTAGTCTGAATCAAGAACAACAAGTTACTACTACTTCAGCACAAGGCGCAGTTGACATCAGGCAACTATCTACTATTTTGCTTCGCCGACGCTTTCTGATCTTGGGGGTTTCCTGTGTAGTTATGTCATCTGCTAGCCTTTTGGCTGTCCTTGCCAAACCTACTTACCAGAGCAGTATGCAGATATTGGTGAATTCCAATTTATCTCAAGGGACACAGTCAAATAATATTCCAGTCGAGGCAGATACTCAGGTTACTAATTCTAATTATCAAGTTGTTGATTCCACTACTCAGATGAAACTTATGCTGAGTTCTAAGCTTCTCCAAAAAGCTGTAGATTTAGTTCATTCTGATTATCCTGATATTACCTTAGCGGATATCAATGGTCAAACAAAACAGAACAAAAAAGCACCTCTAGAAGTAACTCCAGAAGAGGGAGGTATAGGAGCTAATAAAGTTTTTAGTCAAGTATTTAAAGTTTCTTTCAATGATGAAGATCCAGTTAAAGCACAAAAATTACTGCAAGCTTTACAGAAAGTTTATCAAAATTACAATAAAGAACAGCAAAAAGAACGCCTGAATCATGGGCTGGCTTTTGTAAATGCTCGCTTACCGGAGATAAAAAAAGAGGTAAGTAAAGCTGATAAAAATTTAGAACAATTTCGCAAAAAACATAAATTACTAAATCCCGAAGTTCAAAGTAAAATCTTGCTAGAATCTCTAGCCGATATTCAAAATCAGCTACAAACTACTCGTGCCAACCTTCAAGATGCAAACGCTCGCTACGATAACCTAGAGCAACAAATAGCGTCTTCATCCCAGCAGACTGAACTAATTTCTTCTCGTTTAAATCAGTCAAGCCGTTATCAAACATTATTGAGTGAAATTCAAAACACCGAACTAGCATTGGCTAAAGAGCGACTGCGGTATACAGATGATTATCCATCGGTACAAAAGCTAAAGCAACAACGCCAGAGTCAATTGTCGCTATTACGACAAGAGGTGAAATCTATTACTAATAGCAGTAAGGGAGAACCGCTTTCAAAAGGGCAAATAATAGGGGTTGATCCAACGCTAATAGATGAGTTTATTCTGGTACAGACAACTGTTTTAGGACTAACTGCCAATGAAAAGAATCTAGCTGAGTCAGAACAGCGGCTCCGTTCTGAACTAAACAAATACCCAAGCTTAATAGCAGAGTACAATCGTTTACTGCCAAAGGTAGAAACTAGTCATAAAACCCTTGAACAACTTCTTCAAGTACAACAGTCTTTAGGGTTAAAAATTGCTCAGGAAGGATATACTTGGCAAGTTTTAACAGAACCTGCTCTAGGGACTTATATAGAGAATAACAGATTATTCCTTTTGGTTGGAGGAACTCTGATTGGGCCGATTTTAGGTATTTTAGCAGCCTTGATTTTAGAAAAGTTTAATGACGCTATTTATTGTGCGGGAGATTTAAAGAAACTGACAAATCTACGTATACTGGGCTCAGTGCCAAAATTGCCGTCGCATAGTGCCAAAAAACGGTGGCTGGGACTGTCTTGGAAGGGGCGGCGCAGATCAAATGACTCTGTAATAGAAGCTACTACTAGATTGCCCGTCCATGAGAACCTGGATATGATCTACCAAAATATTCAGATATTAAAATATCCCTTACCTTTCAAGTCGCTGATGTTTACTTCAGCACTACCAGGGGAAGGGAAGACAACCTTGGTATTAGGGCTTGTAGCTAGCGCTACCCGGATGCACCGACGGGTATTAGTTATTGATGCTAATTTGCACAATCCTAGCTTGCATAAAATCCTGGGACTATCTAATGATTGGGGACTATCTTTGTTATTAGTTGATGAGACAACTACTCATTTTCAAGATTATATCCAGCCTATTCATCCTTCCATTGATATTTTGACTGCTGGACCGGAACCAGAAGACACGGTGAAGTTGCTCAGTTCTCAACGAATGAAAGAATTAATAGAGTTATTTGAGCAAAGTTACGACTTAGTACTGATAGATGCTCCACCTATTTTAGGTATGGTTGATGCCAGAATTGTGGCATCTTTTTGCAATGCTATTGTGATGGTAGAGCGCATGGGCAAAGTAACCCGAACTGAACTGACTCAAGCTACAGAAATTTTGAGTCAGTTGAATTTAATTGGAATTATCGCTAATGAAGTGAGTAATTCTCAAAAGGTATTGGCATCGTAG
- a CDS encoding ribonuclease Z, translating into MQITFLGTSSGVPTRSRNVSSVALRLPQRAELWLFDCGEGTQHQIMRSELKISQLSRIFITHMHGDHIFGLMGLLATCGLAGNVERIDIYGPPGLNDYIQSASRYSYTHFSYPIKVHAIRPGVIYEDDYFTVSCGNLHHRITAFGYRVAEKDRTGRFDVEKAKALDIPSGRIYGQLKRGETVILDDGRVIDGTQLCGPTEIGRKIAYCTDTIYCDGAVELAHDADVLIHEATFAHQDADMAFQRLHSTTTMAAQTALAAGAHRLIMSHFSPRYAPGNTLELKDLLKEARAIFPRTDMAYDFMIHEVPRRREVELTKVGV; encoded by the coding sequence GTGCAGATAACATTCTTAGGGACGAGTTCCGGTGTACCCACGCGATCGCGCAATGTTTCCAGTGTCGCCCTGAGATTACCCCAAAGGGCAGAATTGTGGTTATTCGACTGTGGTGAAGGCACCCAGCATCAAATTATGCGAAGTGAACTTAAAATCAGTCAACTCTCCCGAATTTTTATCACCCACATGCACGGCGACCACATCTTTGGCTTGATGGGACTTCTTGCTACTTGCGGCTTGGCAGGTAATGTGGAACGAATTGATATCTATGGGCCACCTGGATTAAATGATTACATTCAATCCGCCTCACGTTACTCCTACACACACTTTTCTTACCCAATTAAAGTTCACGCCATCCGTCCAGGGGTAATTTATGAAGACGATTACTTCACCGTTAGCTGCGGTAATTTGCATCACAGGATTACAGCTTTCGGCTACCGCGTAGCCGAAAAAGACCGGACAGGACGCTTTGATGTGGAAAAAGCCAAAGCGTTGGATATTCCTTCTGGTCGTATTTACGGTCAACTCAAGCGCGGTGAAACTGTTATCCTAGACGACGGTCGGGTGATTGATGGCACCCAATTATGCGGGCCTACAGAAATTGGCCGGAAAATTGCCTATTGTACAGACACAATTTATTGTGATGGTGCAGTGGAATTGGCTCATGATGCAGATGTATTAATTCACGAGGCAACCTTTGCCCATCAAGATGCAGATATGGCTTTTCAGCGCTTGCATTCCACAACCACAATGGCAGCGCAAACAGCTTTAGCTGCTGGGGCACATCGACTGATTATGAGTCATTTCAGCCCCCGTTATGCTCCTGGCAATACCTTGGAGTTGAAGGATCTCCTCAAAGAAGCCCGTGCTATTTTTCCCCGCACTGACATGGCTTATGATTTCATGATTCATGAAGTACCTAGAAGACGAGAAGTAGAGTTAACCAAGGTAGGCGTTTAA